One genomic window of Candidatus Aenigmatarchaeota archaeon includes the following:
- a CDS encoding lactate utilization protein, with amino-acid sequence MKGNLEKEVGQRSKAISCLLPVFYSYLEKRECALSGLDEGELKEKLRELKKMSIENISELKKKAIKNLTENGIKVIEAKNPQQAQKAILKILGGEKLLVKSKSNAFKELGLEKALGGVEVVETDLGDFLVQVAHLEGIHPVLPALKLTPKDISKAIKEKYGVSVKPEPAEIASFARNKLREKIAEARVGLTGANAITADGSVMVLENEGNISLVSRFPEKHIIVAGFEKIIPTVEDALLVAKCSAVYGTGQKFPVYVSLISGPSKTADIQNKVITGAQGAKEVYLILLDNGRSGILGTPYEEILYCINCGACLNLCPIYHQIQNLFGNRYAGAKGVVFSKFSEGLQKSLEGGAFYCTGCSSCRHNCPAKIDLPELVRLVRGELVKKGLAPEGTKKTIENLQKYSSAIGKVGEDAGSDWQCC; translated from the coding sequence ATGAAGGGAAATCTGGAAAAAGAAGTCGGGCAAAGGAGTAAGGCAATTTCGTGCCTTCTCCCCGTGTTTTATTCGTACCTTGAGAAGAGAGAATGCGCGCTTAGCGGCCTGGATGAGGGGGAACTGAAGGAAAAACTGCGGGAGCTGAAGAAAATGTCAATTGAAAACATTTCGGAGCTGAAGAAGAAAGCTATAAAAAACCTTACTGAAAACGGGATAAAGGTAATCGAGGCAAAAAATCCACAGCAGGCACAAAAAGCAATCCTGAAAATTTTGGGCGGCGAAAAGCTCCTTGTAAAGTCAAAGTCAAACGCCTTCAAGGAACTAGGGCTTGAAAAAGCGCTTGGGGGAGTTGAGGTCGTCGAAACTGACCTGGGAGACTTTCTCGTACAGGTTGCGCATCTCGAAGGGATTCACCCGGTTCTGCCTGCCCTCAAGCTTACCCCGAAGGACATCTCAAAGGCAATAAAAGAAAAGTACGGAGTTTCCGTAAAGCCGGAGCCGGCTGAAATCGCCTCTTTTGCCAGAAACAAGCTAAGGGAGAAGATTGCCGAGGCAAGGGTGGGGCTGACGGGCGCGAACGCAATAACCGCTGACGGGAGCGTTATGGTTTTGGAAAACGAGGGGAACATCTCCCTTGTTTCGAGGTTTCCGGAAAAGCACATTATCGTCGCGGGCTTCGAAAAGATTATTCCAACTGTCGAGGACGCGCTTCTTGTCGCCAAATGCTCGGCGGTTTACGGAACGGGGCAGAAGTTTCCGGTTTACGTAAGCTTGATTTCGGGCCCCAGCAAGACCGCGGACATACAAAACAAAGTCATTACCGGAGCCCAGGGGGCAAAGGAAGTTTACCTCATACTTCTCGACAACGGCAGGTCAGGCATTCTGGGGACTCCATACGAGGAAATTTTATACTGCATAAACTGCGGCGCCTGCCTGAACCTATGCCCAATCTACCACCAGATTCAAAATCTCTTCGGCAACCGATACGCCGGAGCGAAGGGAGTGGTCTTTTCAAAGTTTTCGGAAGGGCTTCAGAAATCCCTGGAAGGCGGCGCATTCTACTGCACCGGCTGCTCCAGCTGCAGGCATAACTGCCCCGCAAAAATAGACCTTCCAGAGCTTGTCCGGCTTGTCCGGGGGGAACTGGTGAAAAAGGGCCTGGCGCCGGAAGGGACAAAAAAGACGATTGAAAACCTCCAGAAATACTCGAGCGCGATTGGAAAAGTGGGCGAAGATGCAGGGAGCGACTGGCAATGCTGCTAG